A genomic window from Streptomyces sp. WMMC940 includes:
- a CDS encoding metal-sensitive transcriptional regulator produces MTTTDTAGGLPVTAHEESSHDQGVHGYHKQKDEHLKRLRRIEGQIRGLQRMVDEDTYCIDILTQVSASTKALQSFALQLLEEHLRHCVADAALKGGDEIDAKVEEATKAIARMMRT; encoded by the coding sequence ATGACGACCACGGACACGGCCGGCGGACTTCCGGTCACGGCTCACGAGGAATCCAGCCACGACCAGGGCGTCCACGGCTACCACAAACAGAAGGACGAGCACCTCAAGCGGCTGCGCCGGATCGAGGGCCAGATCCGCGGACTGCAGCGCATGGTCGACGAGGACACGTACTGCATCGACATACTCACGCAGGTCTCCGCTTCCACGAAGGCGCTGCAGTCCTTCGCGCTGCAGCTGCTGGAGGAGCACTTGCGCCACTGCGTCGCCGATGCCGCGCTCAAGGGCGGCGACGAGATCGACGCGAAGGTCGAGGAGGCGACGAAGGCGATCGCCCGCATGATGCGGACGTGA
- a CDS encoding DUF47 domain-containing protein, translating to MRFRLTPRETSFYDMFAASADNIVTGSKLLMELLGADGPARAEIAERMRAAEHAGDDATHAIFHQLNSSFITPFDREDIYSLASSLDDIMDFMEEAVDLVVLYNIEELPKGVEQQIEVLARAAELTAEAMPHLRTMDNLTEYWIEVNRLENQADQIHRKLLAHLFNGKYDAIEVLKLKQIVDVLEEAADAFEHVANTVETIAVKES from the coding sequence GTGCGATTTCGTCTGACCCCCAGGGAGACGAGCTTCTATGACATGTTCGCCGCGTCCGCGGACAACATCGTCACGGGCTCGAAGCTCCTGATGGAACTGCTCGGAGCGGACGGTCCCGCCCGGGCCGAGATCGCGGAACGAATGCGCGCAGCGGAGCACGCCGGGGACGACGCCACCCATGCGATCTTCCATCAGCTGAACTCCTCGTTCATCACGCCCTTCGACCGTGAGGACATCTACTCCCTCGCGTCATCGCTGGACGACATCATGGACTTCATGGAGGAGGCCGTCGATCTGGTCGTCCTCTACAACATCGAGGAGCTGCCGAAGGGTGTCGAGCAGCAGATCGAGGTGCTGGCCCGGGCCGCGGAGCTGACGGCGGAGGCCATGCCGCACCTCCGGACGATGGACAACCTCACCGAGTACTGGATCGAGGTGAACCGTCTGGAGAACCAGGCGGACCAGATCCACCGCAAGCTCCTCGCGCACCTCTTCAACGGCAAGTACGACGCCATCGAGGTCCTCAAGCTCAAGCAGATCGTCGACGTTCTCGAGGAGGCCGCGGACGCGTTCGAGCACGTGGCCAACACGGTGGAGACCATCGCGGTCAAGGAGTCCTGA
- a CDS encoding inorganic phosphate transporter, translating into MDTFALVVTIGVALFFTYTNGFHDSANAIATSVSTRALTPRAALAMAAVMNLAGAFLGSGVAKTVSEGLIETPKGDRGMGILFAALVGAIIWNLITWYFGLPSSSSHALFGGMVGAALAGGTEVIWGGVLDKVVIPMFVSPVVGLVFGYLVMTAIMWIFRRANPAKAKRGFRIAQTVSAAGMALGHGLQDAQKTMGIVVMALVIADVEDYGDPIPVWVKVACAVMLSLGTYAGGWRIMRTLGRKIIELDPPQGFAAETTGASIMFGSAFLFHAPISTTHVITSAIMGVGATKRVNAVRWGVAKNIVMGWFITMPAAALVAALSFWIVNLAFG; encoded by the coding sequence GTGGACACCTTTGCGCTGGTCGTGACCATCGGGGTCGCGCTCTTCTTCACGTACACCAACGGCTTCCACGACTCGGCGAACGCGATCGCCACCTCCGTGTCGACGCGTGCCCTGACCCCGCGTGCCGCCCTGGCGATGGCCGCGGTGATGAACCTCGCGGGCGCGTTCCTCGGCAGCGGCGTCGCCAAGACCGTCAGCGAGGGCCTGATCGAGACGCCCAAGGGCGACCGGGGCATGGGCATCCTGTTCGCGGCGCTGGTCGGCGCGATCATCTGGAACCTGATCACCTGGTACTTCGGTCTGCCCTCCTCGTCGTCGCACGCCCTCTTCGGCGGCATGGTGGGTGCGGCGCTGGCCGGCGGAACCGAGGTCATCTGGGGCGGGGTGCTCGACAAGGTCGTCATCCCGATGTTCGTCTCGCCCGTGGTGGGTCTGGTCTTCGGCTACCTCGTGATGACCGCGATCATGTGGATCTTCCGGCGGGCCAACCCGGCGAAGGCGAAGCGGGGCTTCCGCATAGCCCAGACCGTGTCCGCGGCGGGCATGGCGCTCGGCCATGGCCTCCAGGACGCGCAGAAGACCATGGGCATCGTGGTGATGGCCCTGGTCATCGCCGATGTCGAGGACTACGGCGACCCCATTCCGGTGTGGGTGAAGGTCGCCTGTGCGGTGATGCTGTCGCTCGGTACGTACGCGGGCGGCTGGCGCATCATGCGGACCCTCGGCCGCAAGATCATCGAACTGGACCCGCCGCAGGGGTTCGCGGCGGAGACGACCGGTGCGTCGATCATGTTCGGCTCGGCGTTCCTCTTCCACGCGCCGATCTCCACGACGCATGTGATCACCTCGGCGATCATGGGTGTCGGTGCGACGAAGCGGGTGAACGCGGTGCGGTGGGGCGTCGCGAAGAACATCGTGATGGGGTGGTTCATCACGATGCCGGCCGCGGCGTTGGTCGCCGCGCTGAGCTTCTGGATCGTGAACCTGGCCTTCGGCTAG
- the pstB gene encoding phosphate ABC transporter ATP-binding protein PstB gives MAKRIDISGLSAFYGSHKAIEDISMTVEPRSVTAFIGPSGCGKSTFLRTLNRMHEVTPGGRVEGKVMLDDENLYGKDVDPVAVRRTVGMVFQRPNPFPTMSIFDNVAAGLRLNGSYKKNQLNDIVERSLRGANLWNEVKDRLNKPGSGLSGGQQQRLCIARAIAVEPDVLLMDEPCSALDPISTLAIEDLIGELKERFTIVIVTHNMQQAARVSDRTAFFNLAAVGQPGKLVEIDETERIFSNPSVQATEDYISGRFG, from the coding sequence ACCGTGGAGCCCCGCTCGGTGACGGCCTTCATCGGCCCCTCCGGCTGCGGCAAGTCCACGTTCCTGCGCACCCTGAACCGTATGCACGAGGTCACCCCCGGCGGCCGCGTCGAGGGCAAGGTGATGCTGGACGACGAGAACCTGTACGGCAAGGACGTCGACCCCGTCGCGGTGCGGCGCACGGTCGGCATGGTGTTCCAGCGCCCCAACCCGTTCCCCACCATGTCGATCTTCGACAACGTGGCAGCGGGCCTGCGGCTGAACGGCTCGTACAAGAAGAACCAGCTCAACGACATCGTCGAGCGCTCCCTCCGGGGCGCGAACCTCTGGAACGAGGTCAAGGACCGCCTCAACAAGCCCGGCTCGGGCCTCTCCGGCGGTCAGCAGCAGCGTCTGTGCATCGCCCGCGCGATCGCGGTCGAGCCGGACGTCCTGCTGATGGACGAGCCCTGCTCGGCGCTCGACCCGATCTCCACCCTGGCGATCGAGGACCTGATCGGCGAGCTGAAGGAGCGCTTCACGATCGTCATCGTGACGCACAACATGCAGCAGGCGGCGCGCGTCTCCGACCGCACGGCGTTCTTCAACCTCGCGGCGGTCGGTCAGCCCGGCAAGCTCGTCGAGATAGACGAGACGGAGCGGATCTTCTCCAACCCGTCCGTCCAGGCGACCGAGGACTACATCTCGGGCCGCTTCGGCTGA